One Pecten maximus chromosome 16, xPecMax1.1, whole genome shotgun sequence DNA window includes the following coding sequences:
- the LOC117345163 gene encoding solute carrier family 2, facilitated glucose transporter member 1-like, with protein MAGQEAKLTLKLLLSIFFTVFGNSFLYGYNIGDVNNPAPVIREFYARILLERKGLFPLAELSPNESATFLADLAKGPGYEANSSSGGMAAMANMSLEQIEVQIIKKMVENEPVIEILWSVTVAIFVLFGMIGAFVSGSVADHFGRKKGMLLITVLMFLAALFGGIPIVTASFEMLIVHRALVGLHCGINISLASMYLAEISPRSIRGAVGTCHQLFITVGILWSNIMGVSKLCGTADLWPMVFVFNAIPAFVCLIGLPFCPESPRFMLIKQGKEQEARDALKALRGYSDVEEEIDEMKVEARKSQSVESFSIKKLLTTPDLRIPVIMACVLQISQQWSGINAVMSFSSFMYKNAGVPTNVIEWVVCGTSTINVLTTIVAVPLMEKLGRRPLMIYPMMGMALSFVILTIFHNLQYDTDLVENHQTYAYVGIAAMHTYVIGFALGLGPIPFIIVSEIFRQEPRAAAMSISLAFNWVCNFTLMLVFRFMQHAMKGYVYLPFIVILVLAIIFIIIMVPETKNKTFDEIAVQIGMGRGKKGLTYDQDEGQELNSMKT; from the exons CAAGAAGCAAAGTTGACCCTTAAGCTACTATTAAGTATATTTTTCACAGTATTTGGAAACAGTTTTCTATATGGGTACAATATAGGAGATGTCAACAACCCAGCACCT GTTATACGAGAGTTTTATGCTAGAATACTATTAGAAAGAAAAGGACTCTTCCCTCTCGCGGAACTTTCACCAAATGAATCTGCAACATTTCTTGCCGACCTTGCCAAAGGACCAGGGTATGAAGCTAATAGTTCTTCAGGGGGCATGGCAGCTATGGCCAATATGAGTTTGGAACAAATTGAGGTCCAGATCATTAAGAAGATGGTGGAAAACGAGCCTGTCATTGAAATCCTGTGGTCCGTCACTGTGGCTATATTTGTCTTATTCGGAATGATCGGAGCGTTTGTGTCCGGAAGTGTGGCAGATCACTTCGGAAG GAAGAAGGGTATGTTACTGATCACGGTGTTGATGTTCCTCGCCGCCCTGTTTGGTGGTATCCCCATCGTCACTGCATCTTTTGAGATGCTGATTGTACACCGAGCCCTGGTCGGCCTCCATTGTG GTATCAACATCAGTTTGGCCTCCATGTACCTGGCCGAGATCTCTCCCCGAAGTATTCGTGGTGCTGTAGGTACCTGCCATCAGCTTTTTATCACTGTCGGTATCCTGTGGAGTAACATCATGGGAGTGTCAAAACTCTGTG GTACTGCCGACCTATGGCCAATGGTGTTTGTCTTCAATGCTATCCCTGCCTTTGTCTGTCTTATCGGACTGCCCTTCTGCCCAGAAAGTCCTCGCTTCATGTTGATCAAGCAGGGCAAGGAGCAGGAAGCCAGAGATG CTCTGAAGGCATTGCGAGGCTATTCCGACGTTGAGGAGGAGATCGATGAGATGAAGGTGGAGGCCCGTAAGAGTCAGAGCGTGGAGAGCTTCTCTATCAAGAAGCTTCTGACTACTCCGGACCTGAGGATTCCCGTCATCATGGCCTGTGTGTTACAGATCTCCCAGCAGTGGTCAGGTATCAATGCT gTAATGTCCTTCTCCAGCTTCATGTACAAGAACGCCGGAGTACCCACCAACGTGATTGAGTGGGTAGTGTGTGGAACCTCCACGATCAACGTCCTCACCACCATTGTGGCCGTACCACTGATGGAGAAACTCGGACGACGCCCACTCATGATCTACCCAATGATGGGAATGGCTTTGTCCTTCGTCATCCTGACAATCTTTCACAACCTCCAGTATGATACGGATCTTGTT GAAAACCATCAAACATATGCTTATGTTGGAATCGCTGCCATGCACACCTATGTCATTGGTTTTGCCCTCGGTTTGG GTCCTATCCCATTTATCATCGTGAGTGAGATCTTCAGACAGGAGCCTCGTGCTGCAGCCATGAGTATTTCCTTGGCGTTTAACTGGGTGTGCAACTTCACTCTCATGTTGGTGTTTAGATTCATGCAG cACGCCATGAAGGGATATGTTTACCTGCCATTCATCGTCATTCTTGTTCTTgccatcatcttcatcatcattaTGGTGCCGGAAACGAAGAATAAGACATTCGATGAGATTGCAGTACAGATTGGAATGGGCCGCGGTAAAAAGGGATTAACTTACGACCAGGATGAAGGACAAGAACTCAACAGCATGAAGACTTAA